A region from the uncultured Holophaga sp. genome encodes:
- a CDS encoding phosphomannose isomerase type II C-terminal cupin domain: MQRPHTTFTTKPWGGFTQYTLNTPSTVKILVCAPGQRLSLQKHEHRAELWVALDEGAVIERDGQIITPDLGAEVWLPAGSVHRLSCPSGHPNPVRILEISLGHFDEDDIERLEDVYGRA; the protein is encoded by the coding sequence ATGCAGCGCCCCCACACCACCTTCACGACCAAGCCCTGGGGAGGCTTCACCCAGTACACCCTGAACACCCCGAGCACGGTCAAGATCCTCGTCTGTGCCCCCGGACAGCGCCTCAGCCTCCAAAAGCACGAACACCGGGCCGAGCTGTGGGTGGCCCTGGACGAAGGGGCGGTCATCGAGCGGGATGGGCAGATCATCACCCCCGATCTCGGAGCCGAAGTGTGGCTTCCCGCAGGCTCCGTCCACCGCCTCAGCTGCCCATCAGGACACCCCAACCCCGTCCGGATCCTGGAGATCAGCCTCGGCCACTTCGACGAGGACGACATCGAGCGACTGGAGGATGTGTATGGTCGGGCCTAG
- a CDS encoding TOBE domain-containing protein, with the protein MKISARNVLKGQVTEVTKGAVNTLVALTLPGGVTIYATITNASAEALALTKGREASAIIKASAVLVGKDLAGAQLSAKNQLVGRICKVVDGPVSAEVDIEVASGVLLSAVITHESAKSLAFKVGDQASAIFKASSVMLGVE; encoded by the coding sequence ATGAAGATCAGTGCACGGAATGTTCTCAAGGGCCAAGTCACCGAAGTCACCAAGGGTGCGGTCAATACGCTGGTCGCCCTCACCCTGCCGGGGGGCGTGACGATCTACGCCACGATCACCAATGCCAGCGCCGAGGCCCTGGCCCTGACCAAGGGCAGGGAAGCCAGCGCCATCATCAAGGCGAGCGCCGTTCTCGTCGGCAAGGATCTCGCAGGCGCCCAACTGAGCGCCAAGAACCAGCTGGTCGGCAGAATCTGCAAGGTGGTGGATGGTCCCGTCAGTGCCGAGGTGGATATCGAAGTCGCTTCGGGGGTGCTTCTGAGCGCCGTCATTACCCACGAAAGCGCCAAGAGCCTGGCCTTCAAAGTGGGCGACCAGGCCAGTGCCATCTTCAAGGCCTCCAGCGTCATGCTCGGCGTGGAGTAG
- a CDS encoding sigma 54-interacting transcriptional regulator translates to MDIGAAVRALGGEGHGSVSLVAALGRVVAESRSLDRLLEELLEHFSREPGVLNCAVWLEGGGDGCGRERLSGTRQGRGRCTDVSRMHRLDVPIARGRCVLGAFTLEWVGEDGQAPADVGFYQGVGELLFPAVELLAREERTRGGRLKGGVLAAEGGDWVAGCRAMQEVTAFIHRVGPHVGPVLILGEAGTGRERVARSIHQEGRIGDFLAFSCRLRPGLRQELMAAATGLHGSLFLDEVAHLPLDAQEDLAELQRGDLRILAASRHDLPAKVARRAFSARLYGLMENRTILLPPLRERDGDILELAESFAMRAGRALGRKFQRISPAAVELLVSYPWPGNLRELERVMQRAVKVATDGQMIQARSLPLTLQKARFSSGVLPGSLERHLESIEYEILVEALRAARGNVTQAARNLGLTRRMMGTRMERYQLDYRTFR, encoded by the coding sequence ATGGATATCGGGGCAGCGGTGAGGGCATTGGGGGGGGAGGGGCATGGCTCTGTTTCCCTTGTCGCCGCCCTGGGGCGGGTGGTGGCGGAGAGCCGGAGCCTGGACCGGCTGCTCGAGGAGCTGCTGGAGCACTTCTCACGTGAACCGGGTGTGCTCAACTGTGCCGTCTGGCTAGAGGGGGGCGGGGATGGATGCGGAAGGGAGCGGCTGAGCGGGACGAGGCAGGGACGAGGCCGCTGCACCGATGTGAGTCGGATGCACCGGCTCGATGTACCCATCGCGAGGGGGCGCTGTGTACTGGGGGCCTTCACCCTGGAGTGGGTCGGGGAGGATGGGCAGGCCCCCGCGGATGTCGGCTTCTATCAAGGGGTGGGGGAGCTTCTCTTTCCGGCTGTCGAGCTGCTGGCTCGGGAAGAGCGGACCCGTGGTGGACGGCTGAAGGGCGGGGTTCTGGCTGCTGAGGGCGGCGATTGGGTTGCGGGCTGCAGGGCCATGCAGGAGGTGACGGCCTTCATCCACCGGGTGGGTCCCCATGTGGGACCCGTGCTCATCCTGGGCGAGGCCGGCACCGGCAGGGAGCGGGTGGCGAGATCCATCCATCAGGAGGGGCGGATAGGGGACTTTCTGGCCTTCTCATGCCGCCTGCGGCCGGGGCTGCGCCAGGAGCTGATGGCGGCCGCCACAGGCCTCCATGGCTCACTTTTCCTGGACGAGGTCGCCCATCTGCCCCTGGATGCCCAAGAGGATCTGGCAGAGCTCCAGAGGGGGGACCTCCGGATCCTGGCTGCATCCCGTCACGATCTGCCCGCCAAGGTCGCCCGCAGGGCTTTCAGTGCCCGCCTCTACGGTCTGATGGAGAACCGTACCATCCTGCTCCCACCTCTGCGGGAGAGGGATGGGGATATTCTCGAGCTGGCCGAGTCCTTCGCCATGAGGGCGGGGAGGGCTCTCGGACGGAAGTTCCAGCGGATCAGTCCGGCTGCCGTGGAACTTCTGGTCTCCTATCCCTGGCCGGGCAACCTCCGGGAGTTGGAGCGGGTCATGCAGCGGGCGGTGAAGGTGGCCACTGACGGGCAGATGATCCAGGCCCGATCGCTGCCTCTGACCCTCCAGAAGGCGCGGTTTTCGAGCGGAGTGCTGCCCGGAAGCCTGGAGCGGCACCTGGAGTCCATTGAGTACGAAATCCTTGTGGAGGCCCTCCGGGCGGCCCGGGGAAATGTCACACAGGCCGCCCGCAACCTGGGGCTCACCCGCCGCATGATGGGGACACGGATGGAGCGGTATCAACTGGACTACCGGACCTTCCGTTGA
- a CDS encoding glycosyltransferase family 9 protein, which translates to MARRIFIRSLNWLGDTIFQAPALRLLRQTLPEAELFIQAKPSVAEVVRAYGIGEVLPWVEGTWTRAAQIRSLGTDTAILLPKSLGTGLEAFLGRVPERLGWGGQGRNLLLTRVLPRWSDGDHYALRFRKLMIDALGLGAGAPATGADLDLPSAWAEAAEAALPGHAGPLVLIAPGANGGVAKQWALPRWRALVEGLVAAGYRPVVAGTAREAALGTELSGGLPAVTDLVGRTSLQALGGLAARASLVVANDSGLVHLAGALGSRVLALYGPTDPATSHPLGRHAHALWNRVPCAPCFERQCPTDHRCMLGLEPGGVLEVALQLLQGLKPASPLLMERPPLSEVQV; encoded by the coding sequence ATGGCTCGACGCATCTTCATCCGCTCCCTGAACTGGCTGGGGGACACCATCTTCCAGGCTCCGGCCCTCCGTCTGCTGAGGCAGACGCTGCCGGAGGCGGAGCTCTTCATCCAGGCCAAGCCCAGCGTGGCCGAGGTGGTCAGGGCCTACGGAATCGGGGAGGTCCTGCCCTGGGTCGAGGGCACCTGGACCCGGGCCGCCCAGATCCGGTCCCTGGGGACGGACACCGCGATCCTCCTGCCCAAGAGCCTGGGTACAGGACTGGAGGCCTTCCTGGGGCGGGTGCCCGAGCGTCTCGGCTGGGGGGGGCAGGGACGGAACCTACTCCTCACCCGGGTACTGCCCCGCTGGAGTGATGGTGACCACTACGCCCTGCGCTTCCGCAAGCTGATGATCGATGCTCTGGGGTTGGGAGCCGGGGCGCCGGCCACAGGGGCGGATCTGGATCTGCCTTCGGCATGGGCGGAAGCGGCGGAGGCGGCCCTGCCCGGGCATGCCGGTCCCTTGGTCCTGATCGCCCCCGGCGCCAATGGCGGGGTGGCCAAGCAGTGGGCTCTGCCCCGGTGGCGGGCGCTCGTGGAGGGTCTGGTGGCCGCAGGATACCGTCCGGTGGTCGCCGGGACGGCCCGGGAGGCCGCCCTGGGGACCGAGCTCTCCGGGGGACTCCCTGCGGTCACGGACCTGGTGGGGCGCACCAGCCTCCAGGCCCTGGGGGGCCTGGCGGCCCGGGCCTCCCTGGTGGTGGCCAACGACAGCGGCCTGGTCCACCTGGCCGGAGCCTTGGGCTCCCGGGTCCTGGCACTCTATGGCCCTACGGACCCGGCCACTTCCCATCCCCTGGGCAGGCATGCCCATGCCCTCTGGAACCGGGTGCCCTGCGCCCCTTGCTTCGAGCGGCAATGCCCCACGGACCACCGTTGCATGCTGGGCCTGGAACCCGGGGGTGTGCTGGAGGTCGCACTGCAGCTCCTCCAGGGGCTGAAGCCCGCGTCGCCACTGCTGATGGAGCGTCCCCCCCTGTCAGAGGTGCAGGTCTGA
- a CDS encoding radical SAM protein, protein MGCTGRMRVAFITPPIIKPSEPGLSAAAAAQWFRSRGVDAWAIDASIGWYLHTLAPERLEQLASDPHATQAERLSARQVRSGALQRPETYLDRRIYSSACSHLANALKLASRPFPDFRLRVADVEWTGRRPQHSADLEEAAATPGPYDAYFREVLIPELRATDTTHAALSLTFLHQAYAAFRLAELLREEAPEIQVWLGGPLVACWSAVGAPLDHPVFRRFHKVCPTASEAEMEILALELGGRPGREPALLAPDLASTPWEAYLVPQPTIPVALGRGCYWRRCSFCPDYLHPKYHPCGADDLETWLLEVATRFPAGAMLHLTDSALSPALLDRLATLVIRHRLPLRWHGFVRLEAAFARTGFAAHLAEGGCTLLQWGLETASPRLLELMDKGITPQQARQVLRSSASAGIKNHAYLLFGLPGETEDEREETLRFVREEASSLHDLNLSILNLPRRSPMHEHPERYGITDLMPFGAETDLSLYLDFRCGESHPRLEARRWVGARFSRDPLVKRVLGELNNPFKANHACFLPSGSLG, encoded by the coding sequence ATGGGGTGTACTGGCAGGATGCGGGTCGCCTTCATCACCCCCCCCATCATCAAGCCCTCCGAGCCGGGTCTCTCCGCGGCGGCCGCCGCCCAGTGGTTCCGCTCCCGAGGGGTGGACGCCTGGGCCATCGATGCCAGCATCGGCTGGTACCTGCACACCCTGGCCCCGGAGCGCCTGGAGCAGCTGGCCTCGGATCCCCACGCCACCCAGGCGGAGCGTCTCTCGGCCAGGCAGGTGAGGTCGGGGGCCCTCCAGCGCCCTGAGACATACCTGGACCGACGGATCTACAGCTCCGCTTGCAGCCACTTGGCCAATGCCCTGAAGCTGGCCTCCCGCCCCTTCCCCGATTTCCGTCTCCGCGTGGCCGATGTGGAGTGGACCGGGCGGCGTCCCCAGCACTCCGCCGACCTGGAGGAGGCCGCAGCCACCCCGGGCCCCTACGATGCCTACTTCCGGGAAGTCCTCATCCCGGAGCTCAGGGCGACGGACACCACCCATGCCGCCCTCTCCCTCACCTTCCTCCACCAGGCCTACGCGGCCTTCCGTCTGGCCGAGCTTTTGCGCGAGGAGGCACCGGAGATCCAGGTCTGGCTGGGGGGCCCCCTGGTGGCCTGCTGGAGTGCCGTGGGCGCCCCCCTGGACCACCCGGTCTTCCGGCGATTCCACAAGGTCTGCCCCACCGCCAGCGAAGCCGAGATGGAGATCCTGGCCTTGGAGCTGGGAGGGCGTCCCGGACGGGAGCCCGCCCTGTTGGCCCCGGATCTGGCCAGCACCCCCTGGGAGGCCTACCTGGTGCCGCAACCCACCATCCCCGTGGCCCTGGGCCGCGGCTGCTACTGGCGGCGCTGTTCCTTCTGCCCGGACTACCTCCACCCGAAGTACCACCCCTGCGGGGCCGATGACCTGGAGACCTGGCTGCTGGAGGTCGCCACCCGCTTCCCGGCAGGCGCCATGCTCCACCTCACGGACTCGGCCCTCTCCCCGGCCCTCCTGGACCGCCTCGCCACCTTGGTGATCCGCCACCGCCTGCCCCTGCGCTGGCACGGCTTCGTGCGCCTGGAGGCCGCCTTCGCCCGCACCGGCTTCGCTGCCCATCTGGCCGAGGGGGGCTGCACCCTACTGCAGTGGGGCCTGGAGACCGCCTCCCCCCGGCTCCTGGAGCTGATGGACAAGGGCATCACACCCCAGCAGGCCCGCCAGGTGCTGCGGTCCAGCGCCTCGGCGGGGATCAAGAACCACGCCTACCTGCTCTTCGGCCTCCCCGGCGAGACAGAGGATGAGCGGGAGGAGACCCTCCGCTTCGTGCGGGAGGAGGCCTCCTCCCTCCACGACCTGAACCTCTCCATCCTCAACCTCCCCCGGCGCTCCCCCATGCATGAGCATCCGGAACGCTACGGCATCACAGATCTCATGCCCTTCGGCGCCGAGACGGACCTCTCGCTCTACCTGGACTTCCGCTGCGGGGAGAGCCACCCCCGGCTGGAGGCACGGCGCTGGGTCGGCGCCCGCTTCAGCCGGGACCCCCTGGTCAAGCGGGTCCTGGGCGAGCTGAACAACCCATTCAAGGCCAACCACGCCTGCTTCCTGCCCTCGGGGAGCCTGGGGTAG
- the queF gene encoding preQ(1) synthase produces MAKKKLEPTLKTLPKRQVTAPSKQLETFASPRPGRPFEIVFETEEFTCLCPMTGQPDFAKLKITYMPDQLCVESKSLKLYLWSYRNEGAFHEAVTNQIADDLVETLKPTWLRVDGDFLIRGGIRTLVAVEHGKRPA; encoded by the coding sequence ATGGCCAAGAAGAAGCTTGAACCCACCCTCAAGACCCTGCCCAAGCGCCAGGTCACCGCCCCCTCGAAGCAGCTGGAGACCTTCGCCAGCCCCCGCCCCGGCCGCCCCTTCGAGATCGTCTTCGAAACCGAGGAATTCACCTGCCTCTGCCCCATGACCGGCCAGCCCGACTTCGCCAAGCTGAAGATCACCTACATGCCCGACCAGCTCTGCGTGGAGAGCAAGAGCCTCAAGCTCTACCTCTGGAGCTACCGCAACGAAGGCGCCTTCCACGAAGCCGTCACCAACCAGATCGCCGACGACTTGGTGGAGACCCTCAAGCCCACCTGGCTTCGCGTGGACGGTGACTTCCTGATCCGGGGTGGCATCCGCACCCTGGTGGCCGTGGAGCACGGTAAGCGGCCCGCCTGA
- the folK gene encoding 2-amino-4-hydroxy-6-hydroxymethyldihydropteridine diphosphokinase, producing the protein MFALVALGSNLGDRLANLEAGLATLRELGPLNPSPLIMETPDESGTGPAYLNTVALLETDLGPEALLEELLRRELRLGRERKGVRNAPRPLDLDLILTNGPRGLRTWTSPPDLACLGPELSLELPHPRAERRPFVTEPWLALQGLPVGLRRQDL; encoded by the coding sequence ATGTTCGCCCTGGTGGCCCTCGGCTCCAACCTCGGTGATCGCCTCGCGAACCTGGAGGCGGGACTGGCCACCCTCCGGGAACTGGGACCCCTGAACCCCTCTCCGCTGATCATGGAGACCCCCGACGAGTCCGGCACAGGTCCCGCCTACCTGAACACCGTGGCCCTGCTGGAAACCGACCTGGGCCCGGAAGCCCTGCTGGAGGAGCTCCTGCGCCGCGAACTCCGGCTCGGGCGCGAGCGCAAGGGCGTGCGGAATGCCCCCCGGCCCCTGGATCTGGACCTGATCCTGACAAACGGCCCTCGGGGGCTCCGGACCTGGACCAGCCCACCAGACCTCGCCTGCCTGGGGCCTGAGCTGAGCCTGGAGCTGCCCCATCCCAGGGCGGAGAGACGTCCCTTCGTCACTGAACCATGGCTGGCCCTCCAAGGGCTGCCGGTGGGGCTCAGGCGCCAGGATCTCTGA
- the ftcD gene encoding glutamate formimidoyltransferase: MAQDIRLPRLVECVPNFSEGRDTAKIRLITEAISSVEGIQLLAVDSGADANRTVVTFLGDPEAVLEAAFRGIVRAAEVIDMRDQIGSHPRLGACDVCPFVPVEGVSLETCADLARRLAKRVGEELELPVYLYEHAATSPARRSLAAIRRGEYEGLEAKLRQPEWAPDFGPATFVPTFGALTVGARDFLIAFNINLDSRDKAQAADIAFELRERGRVARRGQTDAFYASGRELIYGSGCLPCGNCSYDAPDRAALEAHCREAHGYELQELLRLNDLDPGQDLVGQKVYRAGRFRECRAIGWYVEAYGRAQISLNLTRPGLTPPHAVLEAARALALERGLRVTGSEVVGLIPFPVLLEAGRFYLQREGRPWHIPVRDVLDCALESMGLRDVSPFELEAKVLGLPKGFEGGPASLKVSEFVLELSRQSPVPGGGSAAALAGAQGAALAAMVANLSQSKSPAPEAAVELAGAAEQAHRALDGLLHAVDEDTQAYRAYLAARRLPRSTPEERQVRDWAMEAGLRQAIEVPLRTAEDALGAMAAAAVAIRWGHPAAVTDAMVGLQLAHSGLQGGVWNVQTNLRDLPEAPWRAELAARCRDLLEQGRACLGSALEEGRRRLGG, encoded by the coding sequence ATGGCGCAGGACATCCGTCTTCCTCGTCTGGTGGAGTGCGTCCCCAACTTCTCCGAAGGCCGGGACACCGCCAAGATCCGCCTGATCACCGAGGCCATCAGCTCCGTGGAGGGTATCCAGCTGCTGGCCGTGGACTCCGGGGCCGATGCCAACCGGACCGTGGTGACCTTCCTGGGGGATCCTGAGGCGGTCCTGGAGGCAGCCTTCCGGGGCATTGTGCGGGCGGCTGAGGTCATCGACATGCGGGACCAGATCGGCAGCCATCCCCGCCTGGGAGCCTGTGATGTCTGCCCCTTCGTACCGGTGGAAGGGGTGAGTCTGGAGACGTGTGCGGATCTGGCGCGGCGGCTGGCCAAGCGGGTCGGCGAGGAGCTGGAGCTGCCGGTCTACCTCTATGAGCATGCCGCCACCTCGCCAGCCCGTCGGAGCTTGGCGGCCATCCGGCGGGGGGAGTACGAGGGCCTGGAGGCCAAGCTCCGGCAGCCAGAGTGGGCACCGGACTTCGGCCCGGCCACCTTTGTTCCGACCTTCGGCGCTCTCACGGTCGGCGCCCGGGACTTCCTCATCGCCTTCAACATCAACCTGGACAGCCGTGACAAGGCCCAGGCCGCTGATATCGCCTTCGAACTCAGGGAGCGGGGCCGGGTGGCCCGGCGAGGACAGACAGACGCCTTCTATGCCAGCGGGCGGGAGTTGATCTATGGATCAGGCTGCCTTCCCTGCGGGAACTGCAGCTATGACGCCCCTGACCGGGCCGCCCTCGAAGCCCATTGCCGGGAGGCCCATGGCTATGAGCTCCAGGAGCTCCTGCGGCTCAACGATCTGGACCCGGGGCAGGATCTGGTGGGGCAGAAGGTCTACCGGGCGGGACGTTTCCGCGAGTGCCGGGCCATCGGCTGGTACGTCGAGGCCTATGGCCGGGCCCAGATCTCCCTCAACCTGACCCGTCCCGGGCTGACCCCACCCCATGCGGTCCTGGAGGCGGCCCGGGCACTGGCGCTTGAACGGGGGCTGCGGGTCACGGGCTCAGAGGTCGTCGGCTTGATCCCCTTTCCGGTCCTCCTGGAGGCAGGGCGCTTCTATCTTCAGCGTGAGGGCCGACCCTGGCACATCCCCGTGCGGGATGTGCTGGACTGCGCCCTTGAGTCCATGGGTCTCCGGGACGTGAGCCCCTTCGAGCTCGAGGCCAAGGTCCTGGGTTTGCCCAAGGGCTTCGAGGGGGGGCCCGCCTCGCTCAAGGTTTCGGAGTTCGTCCTGGAGCTGAGCCGACAGAGCCCCGTACCGGGCGGCGGTTCGGCCGCGGCCCTGGCGGGGGCCCAGGGGGCCGCCTTGGCGGCCATGGTGGCCAACCTGAGCCAGTCCAAGTCCCCGGCCCCGGAGGCGGCGGTGGAGTTGGCGGGGGCCGCCGAGCAGGCCCACCGGGCGCTGGACGGGTTGCTCCATGCCGTGGATGAGGACACCCAGGCCTATCGGGCCTATCTGGCTGCACGGCGTCTCCCCCGGAGTACCCCCGAGGAGCGTCAGGTCCGGGACTGGGCCATGGAAGCCGGGCTCCGGCAGGCCATCGAGGTGCCCCTCAGGACCGCCGAGGACGCCCTTGGGGCCATGGCGGCTGCGGCGGTAGCCATCCGCTGGGGGCATCCGGCGGCGGTCACCGATGCCATGGTGGGGCTCCAGTTGGCCCACAGTGGGCTTCAGGGCGGGGTCTGGAATGTTCAGACCAACCTGAGAGATCTCCCGGAGGCTCCCTGGCGGGCGGAGCTTGCGGCCCGCTGCAGGGATCTCCTGGAGCAGGGCAGGGCCTGCCTGGGCTCCGCCCTGGAGGAGGGAAGGCGTCGCCTGGGTGGGTGA
- a CDS encoding citrate/2-methylcitrate synthase, translating to MDVPNLINQLGELLERNDRIDPELYSRYRVMRGLRDEAGTGVLVGLTEIGDVRAYIFDEEEKVPVEGKLFYRGIEINDLVNGFQGEGRLGFEECCYLLLVGELPDAGQLADFQELLGELRTLPKGFTEDMILKAPSKDIMNKLGRSVLVSYSYDPNPDDPSLRNVLRQCIELIARLPTMAAYGYQAKNHYHARRSLFLHPPVKELGIAENILHMIRPDSCYTRLEAEMLDLALVLHAEHGGGNNSTFVVHVVTSTGTDTYSAIAAAIGALKGPQHGGAAAKVMDMMDDIRAGVEDWEDEEEIAAYLARILRKEAYDGTGLIYGIGHAVYTLSDPRTILLKRKAELLAAEKGREKELHLYTAIERLAPQVFAQVKGSSKIMCANVDFYSGFVYQMLGIPRELYTPLFAIGRMAGWCAHRMEELVNGGKIIRPAYKSVIPRRGYTPLVDRSLS from the coding sequence ATGGACGTGCCGAATCTGATCAACCAGCTGGGTGAGCTCCTGGAGCGCAATGACCGGATCGACCCGGAGCTCTACTCGCGCTATCGGGTCATGCGCGGCCTCCGGGACGAGGCCGGCACCGGGGTCCTGGTGGGGCTCACCGAGATCGGCGATGTCCGCGCCTACATCTTCGACGAGGAGGAGAAGGTCCCGGTGGAGGGCAAGCTCTTCTACCGCGGCATCGAGATCAACGACCTCGTCAACGGCTTCCAGGGGGAGGGCCGCCTGGGTTTCGAGGAGTGCTGCTACCTCCTCCTGGTGGGCGAGCTGCCGGATGCCGGCCAGCTGGCGGACTTCCAGGAGCTGCTGGGGGAACTCCGCACCCTCCCCAAGGGCTTCACCGAGGACATGATCCTCAAGGCGCCCAGCAAGGACATCATGAACAAGCTGGGGCGCAGCGTACTGGTGTCCTATTCCTACGACCCCAACCCCGATGACCCCAGCCTCCGGAACGTGCTGCGGCAGTGCATCGAGCTCATCGCCCGCCTGCCCACCATGGCGGCCTACGGCTACCAGGCCAAAAACCACTACCACGCCCGGCGGAGCCTCTTCCTGCACCCCCCGGTCAAGGAACTGGGCATCGCCGAGAACATCCTCCACATGATCCGCCCGGACAGCTGCTACACGCGGCTGGAGGCGGAGATGCTGGACCTTGCCCTGGTGCTCCACGCCGAGCACGGGGGGGGCAACAACTCCACCTTCGTGGTCCACGTGGTCACCTCTACGGGGACCGACACCTACTCGGCCATCGCAGCGGCCATCGGCGCCCTCAAGGGGCCCCAGCACGGCGGGGCCGCCGCCAAGGTGATGGACATGATGGACGACATCCGGGCCGGTGTGGAGGACTGGGAAGACGAGGAGGAGATCGCCGCCTACCTGGCCAGGATCCTGCGCAAGGAGGCCTATGACGGCACGGGCCTGATCTACGGCATCGGGCACGCCGTCTACACCCTCTCGGACCCCCGGACCATCCTGCTCAAGCGGAAGGCCGAGCTGCTGGCCGCAGAGAAGGGGCGGGAGAAGGAACTGCACCTCTACACCGCCATCGAACGCCTCGCCCCGCAGGTCTTCGCCCAGGTGAAGGGCAGCTCCAAGATCATGTGCGCCAATGTGGATTTCTACTCGGGCTTCGTCTACCAGATGCTGGGCATCCCCCGGGAGCTCTACACCCCCCTTTTCGCCATCGGTCGCATGGCAGGCTGGTGCGCCCACCGCATGGAGGAGCTGGTCAATGGCGGCAAGATCATCCGGCCGGCCTACAAGAGTGTCATTCCCAGGCGGGGCTACACCCCCCTGGTGGACCGCAGCCTGAGCTGA
- the glp gene encoding gephyrin-like molybdotransferase Glp, which yields MTTVDEARRLILDHAAPLPAVELPLAEAQGMVLAQDLHAVDPLPLFTNSAMDGFALRSADIAPGVRLQVLATVAAGQVADRHVEPGTALRIMTGAPLPEGADTVVPLEHTRHGEDWVEFPKAVKTGANVRHAGEDVRPGDRVMEAGTVILPGAIAVLASLGLTRIPVHPRPRVAVVSSGNELVDASERPGPGQIRDSNGPAICAQVEEAGAIARPFPRVRDAHDAVEATIREAVSTCDVLITTGGVSEGDYDYTKVVLEELGAVKLFWKVSQKPGGPFGVWLLDGKFVFGIPGNPVPAMLMVEEYVRPALRRMMGLKQLLRPETTATLDQDWHRGKPDGKTHMLRVVVHGEPDGLHARLTGAQGSGVITSMLKANALAFMEPECQEAKAGESIRIHLIRHGEDH from the coding sequence ATGACCACCGTTGACGAAGCCCGCCGCCTGATCCTGGACCATGCCGCCCCCCTGCCCGCAGTGGAGCTGCCTCTGGCCGAGGCCCAGGGCATGGTGCTGGCTCAGGACCTCCATGCCGTGGACCCTCTCCCCCTCTTCACCAACTCCGCCATGGACGGCTTCGCCCTGCGGAGCGCCGACATCGCCCCAGGGGTGCGCCTGCAGGTGCTCGCCACGGTGGCCGCCGGGCAGGTGGCCGACCGGCATGTGGAGCCCGGCACCGCCCTGAGGATCATGACGGGTGCGCCCCTGCCCGAGGGGGCCGACACCGTGGTCCCCCTGGAGCACACCCGCCATGGCGAGGACTGGGTCGAGTTCCCCAAGGCCGTGAAGACCGGCGCCAACGTCCGTCACGCAGGCGAGGATGTCCGCCCAGGAGACCGGGTGATGGAGGCCGGAACCGTGATCCTCCCCGGTGCCATTGCCGTGCTGGCCTCCCTGGGCCTCACCCGAATCCCCGTCCACCCCAGACCGCGGGTGGCAGTGGTCAGCAGCGGCAACGAGCTGGTGGATGCCTCGGAGCGCCCGGGTCCTGGGCAGATCCGCGACTCCAACGGCCCTGCCATCTGCGCCCAGGTGGAGGAGGCCGGAGCCATCGCCAGGCCCTTCCCCCGGGTCCGGGACGCCCATGACGCAGTAGAGGCCACCATCCGGGAGGCGGTCTCCACCTGCGATGTACTCATCACCACCGGCGGGGTCTCCGAAGGAGACTATGACTACACTAAAGTGGTCCTGGAGGAACTGGGCGCGGTGAAGCTCTTCTGGAAGGTGTCCCAGAAACCCGGCGGCCCCTTCGGAGTCTGGCTGCTGGACGGCAAGTTCGTCTTCGGCATCCCCGGCAATCCCGTGCCCGCCATGCTGATGGTGGAGGAGTATGTCCGCCCCGCCCTGCGCCGGATGATGGGCCTGAAGCAGCTCCTGCGGCCCGAGACCACGGCCACCTTGGACCAGGACTGGCACCGCGGCAAGCCCGATGGCAAGACCCACATGCTGCGGGTCGTGGTCCACGGCGAGCCTGACGGCCTGCACGCCCGCCTCACCGGTGCCCAGGGTTCGGGGGTCATCACCTCCATGCTGAAAGCCAACGCCCTGGCCTTCATGGAA